From Microbacterium sp. CGR2:
GTGCCACTGACGCGGCGTGGGAAGAGCGTGGTCCCCGGATTCACGACCGAGCAGGTGCTGGTCCACACGCGGCTCGCCGCTGATGCGGTGAGTGCGACGAAGATGGATCGCCCCGAAGACGTCGAACCCAACCCGGTCACGGGCAAGATCTATGTCGCGCTGACGAACAACACCGCGAGGAAGGCCGTGGACGAGGTGAACCCCGTTTCCGGCAACCGATACGGCCACGTGGTGGAGCTCACCGAGACCGCCGGACACACCGGAACGACCTTCGGGTGGAGCATCCTGCTGCTGTGCGGAGACCCCGCGACGTTCGAGAATGCATACTTCGCCGGGTTCCCGAAGGAGCTCGTCTCACCGATCTCGTGCCCGGACAACGTCGCCTTCGACTCGCAGGGTGATCTGTGGATCTCCACCGACGGCGCTCCGAGCACCATCGGCCTGGCCGACGGCTTGTTCAAGGTGCCGCTCCGTGGGCGAGAGCGGGGCCACGTGCAGCAGTTCCTGGCCGTGCCGCGGGACGCCGAGACCTGCGGACCTGTCATCCACGACAAGGAAGGTCTGGTCTTCGTCGCGGTGCAGCACCCGGGCGAGGACGGGACGTTCGAGGCTCCGAACTCGCTGTTCCCCGACTACGGCTCTTCCGCTGCCGGAGATGTGGCCACCGCGCCACGCCCGGCCGTCGTGCAGGCCTATCGCGCCTGATCGCGTGAGGTGAGGAGCGGATGCTCAGGCGCCCTGAGCATCCGCTTCCCGCCGGACGATCCCTGAAGCGAAGGCCGCGAGGTCGATCGTGCGGCCGAGGATCCGTTCGGCAGCCCGGCGCCCGGAGGAGAAGGCCGCACCCACGGTGGCCGGCTCCGCGCCCCACGTCGCCTCTCCTGCGAAATGAAGCACGTCTTCCACAGGCCCGGACAGAGCATCGTGGTCGTGATGCGAAGCGCCGACCGGGATATGCGAATACGAGCCCATCGAGTGCGGGTCGGAGCCCCAGCGGGTGACCCAGTGTGCGACGGTTTCCCCGACGCCCGTGCCGTACAGAGCGCGGAGAGCCGTGACGGCATCCTCGATGATCTCGTGGTCGGAGAGCCCCTGCACGCGCCTGCCGAACGGCCCTGCGGCGAACGTGAGGAGTGTCGGGCGACCGCTGACCGCGGACACGTCATACCAGGAGTGCCAGTGCGCGCCGGGCTCTCCGATCGCACGCAGTGCGTAGACGTTCTCCGACCAGAACCGTTCGGAGAACTGAAGATACACCTTGTTGAACACCCCCATGCCGAGTCGTGTGATGGGCCCGGAGACGGTCTCTGGCAGCGGCGGCGCGAACGTGATCGCGTCTGACTTGAGCACGCCGAGGGGAACGGTCACGACGACGCTCTTCGCGTGGAACTCACCACGATCGGTGGTGACTCTCGCTCCGTCAGCGGAACGCTCGATGAGCCTCACCGAGTGCTCGAGCCGGACATCGAGGCCCGATGCCATGCGCCGCGGTATCTCGTCGTACCCGCCGGGGAAGATGACCTCGTCGCCGTCGATCCCATCCTCATCGAGCCCGTGCGCGTCGAGGTCGCCGATCCATGCACCGCACTGCTCCTCCACCCGGTGGCGGAAGAATTCTCGAATCTCGTCGATCCTCTCCGGCGCGAGCCCGGAGCGGTCCAGAGCGCGCTCCGTGACGTCGAGGTAGGTGTCGCCGGATGCCGCGGTGCCGATCTCCTGGACGAGCAGCTCATCCACGTGCGCCACATCGTCGATCCAGCGCTCGGTGGCGGCAGCATCCATCGCCTTGCCCGTGCCGTCGAAGTAGTCGATCGGTCGGCCTCCGGCCTGGAAGCTTCCGACCGTGTACTCGAGCGTCGGTATGTGCAGCGCCTGAACGAGGTCCCAGAGCGGCGATTCGTCGATCCCATGGATCCACGAGGCGCCCAGGTCGACGGCGAACCCGGAGTCGCGGACCGTGTGCATCCGTCCGCCGATGCGGTTCCGAGCTTCGAGGACCACGACATGCTGGCCGGCGTCGGCGAGCATCCGGGCGGCCGTGAGGCCCGACATCCCTGCACCGACCACCACGGTGTCGAAGGTGTTCACGGGGCCTCCTGTGGCGTAAACCGGCGTGGGCACTGCTGCCGTCGTGGCAGCAAGCGGTGGGCACAGGGTATCGTGGTACGGATGTCGCGCGTGCGAACAGGCGAGCGACGAGAGCTGAATAGGGAGGCCGTCATGGACATCGAACTGAGTCTGCTGCGAGGGATCGAGAAGGAGAAGGCGATTCCCTTCGAGGAGCTCGTCTCGATCATCGAGCAGGCGATCCTGACCGCGTACTCCAAGCACGTGGCTGCCGACGGGGTGACTCCGGAAGGCGTGCGCGTCCACCTCGATCGCAGATCCGGCCATGTCGCCGTGCTCCAGGTCGTCAGAGACGAAGAGGGCGCGATCATCGGCGAAGAGGATGCGACCCCCGACGACTTCGGCCGCATCGCGGCGTTCGCCGCCAAGCAGGTCATCAGCCAGCGCCTCCGCGACATCGCCGATGACGTCGTGCTCGGCGATTTCAAGGACAAAGAGGGTGACATCGTCGCGGGGGTCATCCAGCAGGGGCCGAATCCCCGGATGATCCACGTCGATCTCGGGAGCGTCGAAGCCATCCTCCCGCCTGAGGAACAGGTGCCCGGAGAGCAGTACACGCACGGTTCGCGCCTGCGGGTGTACGTCACCAGCGTCGCGAAGGGGCTCAAAGGCCCGCAGATCACTGTCTCGCGCACCCATCCCGGACTCGTGCGCAGGCTGTTCGCTCTGGAGGTACCGGAGATCGCTGCCGGGTTGGTCGAGATCGTCTCTCTCGCTCGCGAGGCCGGTCACCGCACGAAGATCGCGGTGAAAGCCAACGATCCTGCCATCAACGCCAAGGGAGCATGCATCGGCGAACTCGGGCGACGCGTCCGTGCCGTCACGGAAGAGCTGGCGGGGGAGAAGATCGACATCGTCGACCACGACCCGGACCTGGCGACGTTCGTCGCTCATGCTCTCTCGCCGGCGAAGGTCACGAGCGCGTTCATGCTCGACGCCAGCACCAAGGCCGTCCGCGCGCTCGTCCCGGACTACCAGCTGTCGCTGGCGATCGGCAAAGAGGGGCAGAACGCCCGATTGGCCGCCAAGCTCACCGGCGCGAAGATCGACATTCAGCCGGACAGCGTCCTCGACTGACCGGATTCCGCCCCGGCGCGCCCTCGGGGCGAGCGAGGCGGGGTGGAACGCAGGTGTAAGATGGAACCCGTACGAACGTGCATCGGCTGTCGCACGCGTGCTCCCCGCTCCGCCCTTCTCAGGGTGGTGTCCCAGAACAACGTGCTCGTTATCGACGAGCGTGCTGTCCTGCCGGGGCGTGGCGCGTGGGTGCATCCGGTGCCGGAATGCACGGAGGCCGCGCTGCGGCGCCGCGCTTTCGGCAGAGCACTCCGCGTGTCCGCACCGCTGGACACGCAGAACATCGAACAGCATCCACCAAGAAACAAAGGCTGAACAGCTATGGAAACAAAGTGAACGGCTCGAAATGAGACCCGTCCGCGACTAGTGGTCTGCCCTGTCTGGGTAGACCGACCCAGACAGGAGAATTGTGGCTGGTAAACCACGCGTACATGAGATCGCCGCCGAACTCGGCGTCGACAGCAAGGTCGCTCTTGCAAAGCTCAAAGAACTCGGCGAGTTCGTCAAGAGCCCGTCCTCGACCATCGAACCGCCGGTCGCGCGCAAACTTCGCGCCGCGATCGAATCCGATGGCTCGCTGAAGGCGGGCGCCGACGCGCCTGCTGCGGCAAAGCCCGCAGCGAAGACGGCCGCCAAGTCAGCCGCCAAGCCCGGTGCCAAGCAGGCACCGACCCCGGGCCCGAGGCCTGGTCCGAAGCCCGCTCCGGAGGCTCCGGCTCCCGAAGCCCCGGCCCCCGCGGCCGCAGCTCCCGAAGCTCCGGCTCCGGCTGCGGAAAGCTCCGCACCGGCAGCAGAGGCCCCGAGTGCCCCGAAGCCCGCCGAGAGCGGAGCGCCGAAGCCCGGTGCCCCGCGCCCCGGCAACAACCCGTTCTCCTCGTCGCAGGGAATGGGACAGCGTCCGGCCGGTCCCCGTCCGGGCAACAACCCCTTCGCTTCCGCGCAGGGCATGGGCCAACGCCCTAGTCCGACGCCGGGTAACATCCCGCGTCCGCAGGCACCTCGTCCCGGTGCGCCTCGGCCGGGTGCTCCTCGGCCCGGTTCCCCGCGGCCCGGCGGTGCACGCGGTGGTCCTGGCGGCCGTCCCGGCGGTGCCCCCTTCCAGCAGCGTCCAGGCGGCCCCGGCCGTCCGGGTGGTGCCGGCGGACCCGGTGCCGGTCCCGGCGCACGTCCCGGTGGCGGTTTCGCCGGTCGTCCCGGTGGCGGCGGCGGTCGTGGTCGCGGTCCTGGTGGAGGCACCGCCGGTGCCTTCGGCAAGGGCGGCGGCAAGAGCAAGCAGCGCAAGTCGCGGCGGGCCAAGCGGCAGGAATTCGAGATGCGGAGCGCCCCGGTCGTCGGTGGCGTCAACGTCACCCGTGGAAACGGGGAGATCATCCGGATGCGCCGCGGCGCATCGATCGCGGACTTCGCCGACAAGATCGAGACGCTGACCGGCTACAACGTGCAGCCGGGCACGCTCGTGACGATCCTCTTCAACCTGGGAGAGATGGCCACCGCCACCGAGTCCCTGGACGAGGCGACCTTCGAGGTCCTGGGTGCCGAGCTGGGTTACAAGATCCAGATGGTCTCGCCCGAGGACGAGGACAAGGAGCTCCTCGAGGGCTTCGGTCTCAACCTCGATCAGGAGCTCGAAGCCGAGAGCGAGGACGACCTCGAGATCCGTCCCCCGGTCGTCACCGTCATGGGTCACGTCGACCACGGTAAAACGCGACTGCTCGACGCCATCCGTCAGACCAACGTCATCGAGGGTGAGGCCGGAGGCATCACCCAGCACATCGGTGCCTACCAGGTGTGGACGGAGCACGATGGCATCGAACGTGCCATCACCTTCATCGACACCCCCGGTCACGAGGCGTTCACCGCCATGCGTGCCCGAGGTGCGCAGGTCACCGACCTCGCGATCCTCGTGGTCGCCGCCGACGACGGCATCATGCCGCAGACGGTGGAGGCGCTGAACCACGCCCAGGCGGCGAACGTGCCGATCGTGGTCGCGGTGAACAAGGTGGACAAGCCCGACGCCAACCCGTCGAAGGTGCGCCAGCAGCTCACCGAGTACGGTCTGGTCGCGGAGGAGTTCGGTGGCGACGTCATGTTCGTCGACGTCTCGGCGCGTGCGAACACCGGTATCCAGGAACTCCTGGATGCGGTGCTCCTCACCGCCGATGCCGGCCTCGACCTCACGGCCAACCCGAACAAGGCCGCTCGCGGTGTCGCCATCGAGGCGAAGCTCGACAAGGGCCGCGGTTCCATCGCGACGGTGCTGATCCAGTCCGGAACCCTCCGGATCGGTGACCCGATCGTCGCGGGAACGGCGTATGGCCGCGTGCGTGCCATGGCCGACGAGAACGGCGATGCCGTCCTCGAGGCGTACCCTTCGCGTCCCGTGCAGGTCCAGGGTCTCAACTCCGTGCCCCGGGCCGGTGACGTCTTCATCGTGACTGAGGAAGACCGCATGGCTCGCCAGATCGCTGAGAAGCGTGAAGCCGTCGAGCGCAATGCCCAGCTGGCCAAGGCCCGCAAGCGCATCTCGCTCGAGGACTTCACCCGTGCTCTCGAAGAGGGCAAGGTCGAGTCGCTCAACCTCATCATCAAGGGTGACGTCTCCGGTGCCGTCGAGGCGTTGGAGGAGTCGCTCCTCAAGATCGAGGTCGATGATTCGGTGCAGCTGCGCATCATCCACCGCGGCGTCGGTGCGATCACCGAGTCGGATGTGAACCTGGCGACGATCGACAACGCGATCATCGTGGGCTTCAACGTCCGCCCCGACACGAAGGCGCGCGAGCGCGCTGCTCGTGAAGGTGTGGACATCCGGTTCTACTCGGTCATCTACAACGCCATCGACGAGGTCGAGAGCTCGCTCAAGGGCATGCTCAAGCCTGAGTACGAAGAGGTCCAGTCGGGTGTCGCCGAGATCCGAGAGGTGTTCCGCTCCTCGAAGTTCGGCAACATCGCCGGTGTCATCGTGCGGTCGGGAACGATCACACGAAACGCCAAGGCGCGCGTCATCCGCGACGGCGTCGTGGTGGCCGATGGTCTTGCCATCGAGTCGCTGCGTCGCTTCAAGGACGATGTCACCGAGGTGCGCACGGACTACGAGGCCGGTATCGGTCTCGGCAAGTTCAACGACATCCAGATCGGTGATGAGATCGAGACGACCGAGCTCGTCGAGAAGCCTCGCGGCTGATCAATTCGATATATCTTCGGGCGTCCTTCGCTCCGGCTCGTGAGCGAGCGCGCGAGACGAAGGGCGCCCGAAGCCTGTGCGGAGAGTGAGAGAACAATGGCCGGAGAACGACAGGCACGTCTGGCGGATCGGATCCGAGTGATCCTCGCCGAGCGTTTGGAGAAAGGGCTCCGCGACCCCCGGTTGGGGTTCGTGACGCTCACCGATGTCCGTGTGAGCGGCGACCTGCAGCACGCATCGGTGTTCTACACGGTGCTGGGTACCGAGGAGGAGCGCGTCGCGAGCGGCGCCGCACTGACCTCCGCGACGGGAATGCTCCGCAGCGAGGTCGGCCGTCAACTGAGCACGCGTCTGGTGCCCACGCTCGAGTTCATCCCTGATGCATTGCCTGAGAATGCCGATCACATCAGCGCGCTGCTGCGAGAGGCGCAGGAGCGCGATGCAGAGGTCGCGAGGCTTGCGTCCTCGGCATCTCACGCCGGTGACGCCGATCCCTACCGGGTCGACGACGACGAAGAGAAGTGATTCGAGTTTGATACTCTCGGCCGTGCGGGATCGCGTCCCGCACGGCTGAGGGGGATCGGCATCGAGGGTTCGAACGCGACCGGGGAACGGATGATCCCGCGCGCCGCGATCGAGAGTCTGGTCGACGACCTCCTGCTCGACGACCTCGGCTGCGCCCCCCACGTCGTCGTCACGCTCGCGACAGCCTTGCACGGCGACAAGTCGACGATCCGTGAGGTCGTCGGACGTCTGACGCGAGCACAGCGGCGCGGTCTGCGCTCCCTCCCCGAGCCGCTCCCGCTCGTTCCCGCCATAGCGCGCACCTTCCGGGACCTGAGTCTCAGCGATCAGGACAGAGATCTTCTCCTCGCGCTCTCCCTCTCGCTCGAGGGCGAGTCGGAACCGTTGCTCGACTTCGACGGTCGTCCTGCCGAAGCGATCGTCAGCGGTCCGCTCGGCGCTCATCTCGACCTGCACGCCGGTCGCATGACGTTCGTCGATCCTCGCCTGGAGATCTGGCTGCGGGCGAGGACGGCATCGGACACCTTCCGATCCGTGCATGAGCGTCTGAGCAGAATCTGCCGAGCACGCGGCGATCTGATCGGCACCCAGTGGCACGCCGCCCGCGCAGCATTGGTACGGGATGAACAGGCGGGCGCCGAGCTGACGCGAATAGCCCGCGGATGCTCCCAGACCGGCTCGACCGACCGAGCGCTGCTCTTCGCGCGTGAGGCGTCGAACCACGCCGAAGGCGCCGATCATGACGAATGCCGCTCCATCGTGGGTACGAGCCTGATGCGCTCCGGCTTCGCTGCGGAGGCGGTCGCCTGGCTGGGGGACCTGTTCCGCGACGGAGCGGAGAGTCAGCGCCTGCAGGGGCTCGCGGGGCTCATCGCTGCCCGCTCCTGCCTGCAGGGAACCGTGCCGGAGGTCAACCCGACCTCCCTGCGGCCCTGCACCGACGACGACGGCGATTGGCATGCGTGGGCTCGGGCGACAGCGCTGACCGCGGTGCTCTGCGCCGAACGCGGTGATCGCGCCGGGATGCGCGCCTGGCTGATGGCGCTCCGGGAGGCAGCTGCGCGCGTCGGCGCGGAGCGCGAGCTGCGCGACCCTGCGGTCGCCCTGGGGACACTCATCATCGGGGAGCGCGAGTGCGATCAGGCCGAGGACGATGCGCAGGCCGAGTCTCCACGCAGCCGTGTGCTGCGGGCCCTGCAGGCGGCCATGGCCGGGGACATCGATCAGGGACTGCGTGTGCTGCGGACGGCCGACACCGCCCTGGAGCCCGAGGTCGACTCACTCGTCGCCGGATTCGAGCACAGCCCGATCATTCGCGCGTACCGTTCCGTCGTCGAGGTGCTGCTCCTCGCCTGGCGCGGCGACATCGGACTCGCGCGGGAACGCCTCACGCTCGCCGCGCTCGAACTCCCGGTCGCATTGCCGCTCGCAGGCCTGGGTGTCGTGCTCGCACGTCGACTGGACCTGGCCGTCCTGGGCGAACTCGGGCCGATATCGCGTGCTCTCACGGCTGCGCTGCCGCCCGCGGTGAAGATCGACGCTCTCATCGATCGCGGGATCGAGTCTTTCCTGGCAGGTGAGTTCGATGAGGCGGCGATGTCCGTGCGGCTCTGGCTCGATCTCGGTGCGCCGCAGACTTCACTGTGCGTACCCGGGCTCGACGAGGTCGCGCTGACGTGGGAAGGCGGTTCGTCCACCCGAGGAATCGTGGCACCGCCGGATATCTTTCTCGCGCACGCGCTACGGCTCCGCGCGGCGACGACGGCCGACAGTTCCTGGCGCACCGAGCATGACAGAGCGCAGGAGACCGCCCGTACGCTGAGATCGCCGTTCGCCAGAGGAAGGGCGGAGGCGATGCTCGGCGTCCACAGCGCGATTCGCGACGAGCTCGTCCTCGCGCGTGGGCACCTGCAGAGCGCGCAGCGTCTGTTCGAGCTTTCCGGCGCGATGGCGTGGGCGCGCCTCACCGAGGATCGGCTGGCACGGCTCGACATGCGCGACGGAGACGCCGCCGCCGTCCCCGACGCCCTGACGACGTGTCGGCACATCTGGGCGCAGGTGCTCACCGCACGCGAGGTCGAAGTGGCGATGCGGGCGGTCGGTGGGGCGGGCAACCGCGAGATCGCCGCGGCGCTGTGCGTGTCCGTCCGCACCGTGGAGGTGCATCTGGGGCGGATCTTCGCGAAGCTCGATGTGCGCGGGCGTGTGGGACTCACCGCGCTCGCACACCGTACGAATCAGCAGCTGTAGCGCGACGTTCTGGGTCAGCGGGGCAACGAGAGCAGTGCTCCGTCAGCCTCGGCCAGCCCGTCGGAGACCAGGGAATCGATCGCACGATCGCGCTGCAGCGGGTCCGGCCACTCAGGAAGCAGCGAGCCGAGCGCCACCGGCGTCGGGGCCGCCTCTCTGAGGATGCGCAGGACCGCACCCCGCGCCTGGCGGTCCGATCCTTCATACGCCGCCTGGCGTCTGCGGTCATCGCCGGTGTCCGGACGCCCCGCTTGCAGCCAGGAACACGTCGATGCGAGAGGACACACCGCACACCGGGGCGAACGCGAGGTGCACACCGTGGCTCCGAATTCCATCGAGGCCGCATTCATCGCGGCGGCGTCGGCGTCTGCGGGCGGAAGGAGGGATTCCATGAGGACGAGGTCGCGGCGCGACGGCGAAGACGGTTGCGACCGACCCTCCACCACGCGAGCGAGGACGCGCCGGGTGTTGGTGTCCACCACGGGATGCCGGTCGCCGTACGCGAACACTGCGACCGCCCGCGCGGTGTAGTCGCCGATGCCGGAGAGCGCGAGCAGGGCGTCGATGTCCCGCGGGACCGTGCCGTGGTGCCGAGTGGTGATCTCGCTCGCAGCCCGGTGCAGCCACAGAGCCCGCCTCGGATAGCCCAGATTCGCCCACTGCTGCACCACCTCGGCGCCGGAGGCTGCGGAGAGCGCGGCGGGGGTGGGCCAGCGTGCAAGCCAGGCCGCGAGGTGCGGGATCACGCGTGCGACCGGCGTCTGCTGCAGCATGAACTCGCTCACGAGCACACCCCACGCTCCGAACTGCTCATGGAACTCGGATCGCCGCCATGGGAGATCGCGGGCCGCGGTCCGGTACCACCCGACGAGGGGCCGCAGGTCTGCGCGGAGTGGGGGTGGTTTCGCGGGCACCCCGACAGCCTAAGCGAGCCAGGGAGGGCCGCACGCCCCGTCCGAGCCGTGCAGTTCCGAGAGGGACGGCATCGTAGGCTGGGGGGATGGTTTCGCCCGGCATCCTTCTCGTCGACAAGCCCCCAGGATTGACCAGTCACGATGTGGTCGCGCGGGCTCGACGGGCCTTCGGCACCCGCAAGGTGGGGCACGCCGGCACTCTCGACCCGATGGCGACCGGCCTGTTGGTGCTGGGCCTCGAAGGGGCGACGCGTCTGCTCACCTATGTCGTCGGCGCGGACAAGACGTACGCCGCGACGATCCGCTTGGGCCAGACCACGGGCACCGATGATGCCGACGGGGAGATTCTGTCCGAGGCCGCGCCGGAGGCGTGGACCGCCGTGACCGACGACGCCGTGGCCTCGGGGATCGCCGCACTGACCGGGCGCATCCCGCAGGTGCCTAGCGCCGTCTCGGCGATCAAGGTGGACGGGCGCCGCGCCTATGACCGCGTACGTGCCGGGGAGGATGTCGTGCTCGCCGCCAGAGAGGTGGTGGTGTCGCGATTCGACGTTGTCGGACGCCGGGAGGCTGACGGCACCCTGGACCTCGACGTGATGGTCGACTGTTCATCCGGCACATACATTCGGGCGCTCGCCCGCGATCTCGGGGCCGCGCTCGGAGTGGGCGGACATCTGACGGCGTTGCGGCGGACGCGCGTGGGCCCCTTCGAGGTGGCCGATGCCGTGACCGTGGAGCATCTCGAAGGGGCGCCACTGCTGACGCCGGGGCAGGCCGCGGGGCAGATCCTCACGGTCCTCGAAGTGTCGGACGACGAGGCGCGAGACCTCCGTCACGGAAAGCGACTCAGCGGTCAGGCCCGCCGGCTCGACGGGACACCTGCTGCCGCGATCGACGCACAGGGTGCGCTGATCGGGATCGTCGAGAAGCGCGGCGACGACATCAAGAGCGCGATGAACATGCCGGAGGCTGCTCGATGATCCTGTGGCTGACGATCGTGCAGATCGTGATCGCGGTGGCTGCGGGGGTCTTCTGTCTGGTGGCAGGCTTTGCCGGCCGACGACCGAGCGACTACAGCGTGGGTGCTCTCGCCCTCGTGGAAGCTGTGCTCCTCGTGCAGGTGGTGGTCGCGATCGTGGCGCCGCTCGCTGGCAATCCGCCCACCGGCGATCTCCTCGAGTACTGGGTCTATCTCGTCTCAGCGGTGCTGCTTCCCGTCGGCGCGGTGATCTGGGCACTCACCGAGCGCAGCCGGTGGAGCACGGTGATCCTCGGCGTCGCTGCGCTCGCGATCGCCGTGATGCTGTGGCGCATGCAGGTGATCTGGACCATCCAGATCGCGTGACGGCCGACGCGGACGCACCGTCCGGCCCCGCCCGCGCGGCTCTAGGATGGTAGGCGCTATGAGCTCCACCGCCCCCTCCACTCGGATGACCGGAATCGGTCGCGTCCTCGTGATCGTCTACGCCGTCATGGCGCTCGCTGCCACCGGCCGCAGCTTCGTGCAGATCGTCCGCCGTTTCGACGAGGCACCGCTGGCCTACTCGTTGTCCGCTCTCGCAGCCGTCGTCTACATCCTCGCCACGCTCGCTCTCGTCTTCGCGGGCCGCAGCGGATGGTACGCCGTCGCCTGGGTCGCGATCCTCTTCGAGCTCACCGGAGTGCTGGTGGTGGGGACACTCAGCGTCCTGCTTCCGGATCTCTTCCAGCATGAGACGGTGTGGTCGCTGTTCGGGCGCGGGTACCTGTTCATCCCGCTCGTGCTCCCGGTCTTCGGCATCTGGTGGTTGCGTACGCACCGTCCTGTGGAGTCGGACAGCCGGGTCGAGGTCAGCGCGTGATCGTGTTCCGCGGGCCGGCGGACGTGCCGGAGGACTTCGGCCCGACGGCTGTGGCCATCGGCAAGTTCGACGGCGTACACGCCGGGCACCGCGCCGTCATCGAGCGTCTCAACGACGCGGCCGCGGTCGCGGGTGGGAGATCGGTCGCGGTCACCTTCGACCGGAACCCGCTCGCCGTGCTGAGACCGGATCGATGCCCGGAGAACGTCGTCACGGTCGATCGGAAGCTCGAGCTCCTCGGAGAGCTGGGTATCGACGCCACCATGGTGCTGACGTTCGACGCGGAGTTGGCCGACCGCAGTGCCGAGGAGTTCGTGGTGGACATCCTCGTCGAGTCTCTCCACGTGTCGCGCGTGCTGGTGGGGAAGGACTTCCGCTTCGGTCGCGGGGGAGTGGGCACGCCGGACCTCCTCCGGACTCTGGGGCCGCGCTACGGCTTCTCGGTGGAAGTGGTCGACGACGTCTATCTCCCCGGTTCTTCCCGCCGAGTCTCCTCGACGTGGATCCGCGAATTGTTGACCGAGGGAGACGTCACCGGAGCTGCCCGCGTCCTCGGCCGGTACCCCGATGTGCGCGGCGAGGTGGTGCACGGCCTCAAGCGGGGTCGGGAGCTCGGCTTCCCCACCGCCAACCTCTCGCCCATCGTGGGCGCCTTCGTTCCTGCCGACGGCGTATACGCGGGATGGCTGGTCGATCACGACACCGGGATCCGCCACCCTTCGGCGATCTCCGTCGGCACCAACCCCACGTTCGACGACGTCGCGGACCGACAGGTGGAGGCCCACGTGGTCGGCGAGACCGGGCTCGACCTCTACGGACACGACGTCACCGTGGAATTCGTCCGCAGGCTCCGCGGCATGGTCGCCTTCGAGGGCATCGAGAAGCTCACCGCCCAGATCGCGACGGATGTCGCCGAAGCGGAGCGCGTGCTGGCTGAACATCCGGAGACGAATTCGTAACCTGCGGTTCCTGGTCTCGGTGCGCGGGGCGGGATGACGTAGACTGGACACCGGTTCGCACCGAGCCTCACGCGTCTCGCGTGCATCGGCGCAAACCGGATCTATCGTTCGTACGGTCCTGGCTCACGCCACACGCGGACATCGAGAACGGACCCACAGCCTCCTGAGGATGCGGTGGGCCTTCACGCTCAGGAGGAGCATGCCGACCACGGCAACCGCCGCCACGCGGCGCAGGAAGACGTCCCGGCGGGATGACGAAGCCCCGCTCATCCCGATCCTCGCGCGCAAGGTGCGCGAGATCGAGGCGAAATCGCAGCGCGGAAAGCTCGGCCCGACCAATCGCGTCAAGTTCCAGGTGATCGCCTTCCTGGTGCGCGAGGAGCGCGCGCGGGTCAAGGCGGATGCCGAGCTCGGCGATGCCGCTCGCGCAGAACTGCTGAAGCGTCTCGACGGCGTGGCGACCATCCTCGCGAAGACGGCTGCACGCGACACCTCCCTCATCCAGCTCCTCGAGGCGGATCAGGCGACCTCGCCCGTGGCGAAGCGGATGCGGCGGGATTGGCTCCTCGAGTCCGGAGCAGAACTCGCGCCCGAAGAACTCATCATCGCGGATGCTGCCCCTGTGCAGATCGCGACGATCCCCGCCGCCATCGCCGAGCGCCAGGTCACGCCTCCGAGCGTCGAAGCCCGTCAACTCGCGAACCCGTTCCTGCCACCGAACCTGACCCCGCGAGGCACCGGTTCCACCCCGCGTCGACGCCTCGACGGTTGGGAACTGATGGGCCCGCTTTACAAGGCGTTCGAGACCGGGGCGGGCGGGTCCGTCGCCTCGATGGAACTGCCTCCTGCGCCGGAATACGATCATCTGTCGCCGAAGGGGCGCGAGGTGATGGTGCACCAGTCGCGCTTCATCGAAGCGGTGCGCTCCGGACACCGAAGCTTCCTGCTCGCCGACGAACCGGGACTGGGTAAGACTGCCCAGTCTCTGCTCGCGGCATCCGTCGCCGGCGCCTACCCGCTGCTCGCCGTCGTCCCGAACGTCGTCAAGATGAACTGGGCGCGCGAGGTCGAGCGGTGGACG
This genomic window contains:
- a CDS encoding response regulator transcription factor, coding for MIPRAAIESLVDDLLLDDLGCAPHVVVTLATALHGDKSTIREVVGRLTRAQRRGLRSLPEPLPLVPAIARTFRDLSLSDQDRDLLLALSLSLEGESEPLLDFDGRPAEAIVSGPLGAHLDLHAGRMTFVDPRLEIWLRARTASDTFRSVHERLSRICRARGDLIGTQWHAARAALVRDEQAGAELTRIARGCSQTGSTDRALLFAREASNHAEGADHDECRSIVGTSLMRSGFAAEAVAWLGDLFRDGAESQRLQGLAGLIAARSCLQGTVPEVNPTSLRPCTDDDGDWHAWARATALTAVLCAERGDRAGMRAWLMALREAAARVGAERELRDPAVALGTLIIGERECDQAEDDAQAESPRSRVLRALQAAMAGDIDQGLRVLRTADTALEPEVDSLVAGFEHSPIIRAYRSVVEVLLLAWRGDIGLARERLTLAALELPVALPLAGLGVVLARRLDLAVLGELGPISRALTAALPPAVKIDALIDRGIESFLAGEFDEAAMSVRLWLDLGAPQTSLCVPGLDEVALTWEGGSSTRGIVAPPDIFLAHALRLRAATTADSSWRTEHDRAQETARTLRSPFARGRAEAMLGVHSAIRDELVLARGHLQSAQRLFELSGAMAWARLTEDRLARLDMRDGDAAAVPDALTTCRHIWAQVLTAREVEVAMRAVGGAGNREIAAALCVSVRTVEVHLGRIFAKLDVRGRVGLTALAHRTNQQL
- a CDS encoding A/G-specific adenine glycosylase, with the protein product MPAKPPPLRADLRPLVGWYRTAARDLPWRRSEFHEQFGAWGVLVSEFMLQQTPVARVIPHLAAWLARWPTPAALSAASGAEVVQQWANLGYPRRALWLHRAASEITTRHHGTVPRDIDALLALSGIGDYTARAVAVFAYGDRHPVVDTNTRRVLARVVEGRSQPSSPSRRDLVLMESLLPPADADAAAMNAASMEFGATVCTSRSPRCAVCPLASTCSWLQAGRPDTGDDRRRQAAYEGSDRQARGAVLRILREAAPTPVALGSLLPEWPDPLQRDRAIDSLVSDGLAEADGALLSLPR
- the truB gene encoding tRNA pseudouridine(55) synthase TruB, giving the protein MVSPGILLVDKPPGLTSHDVVARARRAFGTRKVGHAGTLDPMATGLLVLGLEGATRLLTYVVGADKTYAATIRLGQTTGTDDADGEILSEAAPEAWTAVTDDAVASGIAALTGRIPQVPSAVSAIKVDGRRAYDRVRAGEDVVLAAREVVVSRFDVVGRREADGTLDLDVMVDCSSGTYIRALARDLGAALGVGGHLTALRRTRVGPFEVADAVTVEHLEGAPLLTPGQAAGQILTVLEVSDDEARDLRHGKRLSGQARRLDGTPAAAIDAQGALIGIVEKRGDDIKSAMNMPEAAR
- a CDS encoding bifunctional riboflavin kinase/FAD synthetase, whose translation is MIVFRGPADVPEDFGPTAVAIGKFDGVHAGHRAVIERLNDAAAVAGGRSVAVTFDRNPLAVLRPDRCPENVVTVDRKLELLGELGIDATMVLTFDAELADRSAEEFVVDILVESLHVSRVLVGKDFRFGRGGVGTPDLLRTLGPRYGFSVEVVDDVYLPGSSRRVSSTWIRELLTEGDVTGAARVLGRYPDVRGEVVHGLKRGRELGFPTANLSPIVGAFVPADGVYAGWLVDHDTGIRHPSAISVGTNPTFDDVADRQVEAHVVGETGLDLYGHDVTVEFVRRLRGMVAFEGIEKLTAQIATDVAEAERVLAEHPETNS